One Helianthus annuus cultivar XRQ/B chromosome 7, HanXRQr2.0-SUNRISE, whole genome shotgun sequence genomic region harbors:
- the LOC110868099 gene encoding cold-responsive protein kinase 1 isoform X1 — translation MAVVLLVLLVLLLTEPGFSQTDNHDNDTNDRIGFFCGRNAVTSLPNFAKNRNATLNDLRMQLLSNRVVYAKAQALSAGDPVFAAAQCRNYLSVDRCVACFDAGVSELTNCSAANGYVIFDNCFIRYEDFDEFYTDPYFMMDGTGSQYLSCGNNQSTSRPTFNQGVDGLLSNIKDATPKTSNYYVASITQVTSENATVYATAQCIANINQTICQTCMNAAYDKLTTCLPSTQGRFSDMACFVRYSELPFFDDNQTTDITTVLKGHSRKLVAIVAAAVGGVVLFFLILVLWLFYRRKKSKKTAQGPSDLNGAVYYDYKDLKLATDNFSQANVLGKGGFGEVFKAILDDKNIVAVKRIQVQHAGGKEEFENEVKLISNIQHRNLLRLLGWSSQGSHLLLVLEYMPNGSLDRFLWGAQRGTLDWNQRYEIILGIARGLAHLHDEFHFKIVHRDIKSSNILLGDDFRPKIADFGLARFQPEGQSHVSTRFAGTLGYTAPEYALQGILSDKVDTYSFGIVILEIISGRRSTELRPYGSSTCYLLEDAWEMYENTKHINVIDETLNLNKYEHEHVTKIIEIALLCTSSPASDRPIMSEVVSMLQEGKSSGKIQLTRPTFLRYEDRRIRISHANPKDMDTTQELQTDTEMTN, via the exons ATGGCTGTCGTCCTGCTTGTGTTGCTTGTGTTATTGCTGACAGAGCCAGGATTTTCACAGACAGACAACCACGATAACGATACTAACGATCGCATCGGATTTTTTTGTGGCCGCAacgcggtaacaagtctgccaAATTTTGCCAAGAATCGAAACGCCACGCTTAATGATCTCAGAATGCAATTGTTAAGCAATCGGGTAGTTTATGCGAAAGCACAGGCTTTGAGTGCTGGAGACCCGGTGTTCGCAGCAGCCCAGTGCCGGAACTACCTCTCGGTGGATCGGTGTGTGGCTTGTTTTGACGCTGGTGTTTCTGAATTGACCAACTGCTCAGCTGCAAATGGTTATGTTATTTTTGATAACTGCTTTATCAG GTATGAGGACTTCGATGAGTTCTACACCGACCCATATTTTATGATGGATGGGACCGGCTCTCAATATTTATCATGTGGCAATAATCAATCAACATCTCGACCAACTTTTAATCAAGGTGTGGATGGACTTTTATCGAATATCAAAGATGCTACTCCTAAAACCTCTAATTACTATGTAGCATCCATAACACAAGTCACAAGTGAAAATGCAACAGTGTATGCTACTGCACAGTGTATTGCAAATATAAATCAGACCATTTGCCAAACCTGCATGAATGCAGCATATGACAAGTTAACCACTTGCTTGCCAAGCACTCAAGGACGGTTTTCCGACATGGCTTGTTTCGTAAGGTACTCAGAGCTTCCATTTTTCGATGACAACCAGACCACAGATATCACAACTGTCTTAAAAG GACATTCAAGAAAGCTGGTAGCCATAGTAGCGGCAGCCGTTGGTGGTGTGGTTCTTTTCTTCCTTATCCTTGTTTTGTGGTTATTCTACCGACGAAAGAAGTCGAAGAAAACTGCACAAG GGCCATCGGATTTGAACGGGGCAGTATATTACGATTATAAAGATCTGAAGTTGGCAACCGATAATTTCAGCCAAGCAAATGTTCTAGGGAAAGGAGGTTTTGGTGAAGTGTTCAAG GCAATCCTTGATGACAAGAATATCGTGGCAGTGAAGAGAATTCAAGTACAACATGCTGGAGGAAAAGAAGAATTTGAGAATGAAGTGAAACTTATAAGCAACATTCAACATCGGAATCTTCTGCGTCTCCTTGGATGGTCTAGCCAAGGATCTCATCTACTTCTAGTCCTCGAGTATATGCCAAATGGAAGTCTTGATAGATTCTTATGGG GCGCGCAAAGGGGGACTTTGGACTGGAACCAACGATATGAGATAATATTGGGGATAGCTAGGGGTCTTGCTCATCTACACGATGAGTTCCATTTCAAAATCGTTCATAGAGATATCAAATCAAGCAACATCCTCCTTGGTGATGATTTTAGGCCCAAAATAGCAGATTTTGGGTTGGCAAGGTTTCAACCGGAGGGCCAATCTCATGTTAGCACTCGGTTTGCCGGGACATT GGGATACACGGCACCAGAATATGCACTTCAGGGTATTCTATCGGATAAAGTTGATACTTACAGCTTTGGAATCGTGATTCTTGAGATCATTAGTGGTAGAAGGAGTACTGAATTAAGACCCTATGGATCATCTACCTGCTACCTCCTGGAAGAT GCATGGGAAATGTACGAGAACACAAAACACATTAATGTGATTGACGAAACATTGAACTTGAACAAATACGAACATGAACATGTGACGAAGATCATAGAGATTGCCTTGTTGTGCACGTCGTCCCCAGCTTCGGATAGACCGATCATGTCAGAAGTGGTTTCCATGCTTCAGGAGGGCAAGTCATCGGGGAAAATACAACTAACGAGACCTACTTTTTTAAGATATGAAGATAGGAGGATTCGCATAAGCCATGCAAATCCAAAGGACATGGATACAACTCAAGAACTACAGACAGATACGGAGATGACAAATTAG
- the LOC110868099 gene encoding cold-responsive protein kinase 1 isoform X2 produces the protein MYEDFDEFYTDPYFMMDGTGSQYLSCGNNQSTSRPTFNQGVDGLLSNIKDATPKTSNYYVASITQVTSENATVYATAQCIANINQTICQTCMNAAYDKLTTCLPSTQGRFSDMACFVRYSELPFFDDNQTTDITTVLKGHSRKLVAIVAAAVGGVVLFFLILVLWLFYRRKKSKKTAQGPSDLNGAVYYDYKDLKLATDNFSQANVLGKGGFGEVFKAILDDKNIVAVKRIQVQHAGGKEEFENEVKLISNIQHRNLLRLLGWSSQGSHLLLVLEYMPNGSLDRFLWGAQRGTLDWNQRYEIILGIARGLAHLHDEFHFKIVHRDIKSSNILLGDDFRPKIADFGLARFQPEGQSHVSTRFAGTLGYTAPEYALQGILSDKVDTYSFGIVILEIISGRRSTELRPYGSSTCYLLEDAWEMYENTKHINVIDETLNLNKYEHEHVTKIIEIALLCTSSPASDRPIMSEVVSMLQEGKSSGKIQLTRPTFLRYEDRRIRISHANPKDMDTTQELQTDTEMTN, from the exons AT GTATGAGGACTTCGATGAGTTCTACACCGACCCATATTTTATGATGGATGGGACCGGCTCTCAATATTTATCATGTGGCAATAATCAATCAACATCTCGACCAACTTTTAATCAAGGTGTGGATGGACTTTTATCGAATATCAAAGATGCTACTCCTAAAACCTCTAATTACTATGTAGCATCCATAACACAAGTCACAAGTGAAAATGCAACAGTGTATGCTACTGCACAGTGTATTGCAAATATAAATCAGACCATTTGCCAAACCTGCATGAATGCAGCATATGACAAGTTAACCACTTGCTTGCCAAGCACTCAAGGACGGTTTTCCGACATGGCTTGTTTCGTAAGGTACTCAGAGCTTCCATTTTTCGATGACAACCAGACCACAGATATCACAACTGTCTTAAAAG GACATTCAAGAAAGCTGGTAGCCATAGTAGCGGCAGCCGTTGGTGGTGTGGTTCTTTTCTTCCTTATCCTTGTTTTGTGGTTATTCTACCGACGAAAGAAGTCGAAGAAAACTGCACAAG GGCCATCGGATTTGAACGGGGCAGTATATTACGATTATAAAGATCTGAAGTTGGCAACCGATAATTTCAGCCAAGCAAATGTTCTAGGGAAAGGAGGTTTTGGTGAAGTGTTCAAG GCAATCCTTGATGACAAGAATATCGTGGCAGTGAAGAGAATTCAAGTACAACATGCTGGAGGAAAAGAAGAATTTGAGAATGAAGTGAAACTTATAAGCAACATTCAACATCGGAATCTTCTGCGTCTCCTTGGATGGTCTAGCCAAGGATCTCATCTACTTCTAGTCCTCGAGTATATGCCAAATGGAAGTCTTGATAGATTCTTATGGG GCGCGCAAAGGGGGACTTTGGACTGGAACCAACGATATGAGATAATATTGGGGATAGCTAGGGGTCTTGCTCATCTACACGATGAGTTCCATTTCAAAATCGTTCATAGAGATATCAAATCAAGCAACATCCTCCTTGGTGATGATTTTAGGCCCAAAATAGCAGATTTTGGGTTGGCAAGGTTTCAACCGGAGGGCCAATCTCATGTTAGCACTCGGTTTGCCGGGACATT GGGATACACGGCACCAGAATATGCACTTCAGGGTATTCTATCGGATAAAGTTGATACTTACAGCTTTGGAATCGTGATTCTTGAGATCATTAGTGGTAGAAGGAGTACTGAATTAAGACCCTATGGATCATCTACCTGCTACCTCCTGGAAGAT GCATGGGAAATGTACGAGAACACAAAACACATTAATGTGATTGACGAAACATTGAACTTGAACAAATACGAACATGAACATGTGACGAAGATCATAGAGATTGCCTTGTTGTGCACGTCGTCCCCAGCTTCGGATAGACCGATCATGTCAGAAGTGGTTTCCATGCTTCAGGAGGGCAAGTCATCGGGGAAAATACAACTAACGAGACCTACTTTTTTAAGATATGAAGATAGGAGGATTCGCATAAGCCATGCAAATCCAAAGGACATGGATACAACTCAAGAACTACAGACAGATACGGAGATGACAAATTAG